The Bradyrhizobium sp. WSM471 genome includes the window GATTGAGTGGCACCAACTCTTGTGAGACACTTTCGGACATCGGTCGCGCAATCAATGACGCGCCGAAGCAAAATTGTATGGGAGCGAGCGATGTCCGGGACGAAAGATTTCTCGACGACGAGGCGCGATCTTCTTCAGGCGGCAGCAACCGCCGGCGCCGCGACTGCCATCCTCGGCAGCATGGGCATAAACCCCGCCCTTGCAGCCGAAGTCGGACGCAGCGAGAAGCCGCTGAAGGCGGCGTTCTCCAACGCAGGCCTCCAGGCCACCTGGTGCGCGCAGGGCAAGCAGGCCGCGGAATTCTGGGGCAAGCTGTTCAATGTCGAGGTCACCTGGTTCGACGGCCAGCTCGATGCCGTGAAGCAGCGCGCGGCGATCGACAACATGGCCTCGCAGAAATGGGACTTCGTCGCGATCCAGGCTTTTGGCATCGGCACCCTCACCCAGCCGGTGCAGAAGATGATCGATGCCGGCACGCCGGTGATCGACATGGACACGCTGATCGCGCCGCTGGACCAGATCAACGTCCACTCCTTCCTCGCCCCCGACAACGAGTTCATGGGCGCCTCGGTGACGCAGGCGCTGTGCAACGCGATGGGCGGCAAGGGCAAGATCATCATGACGCAGGGCGCCCTCGGCCATACCGGCGCGCAGGGCCGCGCCAAGGGCTTCAACAATGTCGTGAAGCAATTCCCCGGGATCGAGGTGCTCGACACCCAGCCGGCCGACTGGGATGTGTCGAAGACCGCACGTCTCTGGGAAACCTACCTGACCAAGTATCCGCAGATCGACGCGGCGTTCTTCCACAATGACGACATGGCGCTCGCCGCCGCCAACATCATGAAGGCGCGGGGCCGCACCAACATCCTGATCGGCGGCGTGGACGCGATGCCGCCGGCGATCCAGGCCGTCAGCGAAGGCCGCATGTTCGCGACCGTGCGCAATCCGTCCTGCCGGATTCATGGCGGCGCGATCATCGCAGGCGTTTCCGCCGTGGTCGGCGGAGAAAAGAGCGGACAGGGCATCCCCAAGAATGTCGTCACCGACGGTCCGGTCGTGACCAAGGCCAACGCCGCCGGGATGCAGTGGATGCAGGATCACTTCCTGATCTGAGCCTCCATGCGAGAGGATCGTTCGCCCCTCCTGGAACTGCAGGGCATCACGAAGAGCTTCGGCGGCGTCGAGGCGCTTCGTGGTGTCGACTTCGCGCTCTCACCCGGCGAAATCCACGGTCTCGTCGGCGAGAACGGCGCGGGAAAAAGCACGCTGATGAAGATCATCGCCGGCGTGCACACCGAATTTTCCGGCCGCTTCCTGATCGACGGACAGGAGACGCATTTCCGCTCGGCCCGCGATGCGCACAACGCCGGCATCGCCATGGTGCACCAGGAGCTCTCCGTCGCGCCCGACCTCACGGTCGCGGAGAACGTGTTTCTGGGCAACCAGCCGACGAACCGGCTTGGCCTGGTGCAATGGCGGCGGATGGCGCGCGAGGCCGGCGAGCAGCTCGCCCGCTTCGGCATCGACGTCGATCCGATGAGCCGGCTCGGCGACTTACCCATCGGGCTTCAGCAGCTGATCGAGATCGCGCGCGTGCTGTTCTCCGGCGCGCGCATCGTCATCCTGGACGAGCCGACCTCCGCCCTCTCCCCGCCCGAGGTCGAGCGACTGTTTGCGACGCTGCGGCGCTTGCGAGAGGAAGGCACGGCGATCGTCTTCATCTCGCATTTCATCGAGGACATCTTGCTCGTGTCCGACACGGTGACCGTGTTCCGCAACGGGCGGAAGGTCGCGGAGACCGCAAGTGCCTCGACCAGCAAGGGCGCGCTGATCGAGGCCATGATAGGCCGCGGCGGCGAAGCGCTCGAGCACAGCTATAGCGACGATTTGATGCTGCCCCAACCGAGCGACAGGTCGGTGGTCCTGAAGGTCGACCAGCTGTCCCTGGCCCGCAGCCTGAAGGACATCTCCTTCGATGCGCGCGCCGGCGAAGTGCTCGGCATCTACGGTTTCATGGGCTGCGGCCAGCAGGAATTGTCGCGCATCCTGTTCGGCAAACTGAAGCCGGACGGCGGCACGCTCGCGGTCGAGGGCAACCTCAAAACCTTCGCAAGCACGGCGGCGGCGCGGCGCGCCGGCGTGGCGCTGGTGCCGGAGAGCCGACGCGCGATGCTGTTTCACCAGGAGCCGGTCTACAAGAACATCTCGATCAGCATTCTCGATCGCATCTCGGCGTTGCTGCTCAAGCCGGCGCAGGAGCGCGACATCGCCCAGCGCCAGGTCGAGCAGCTCCAGATCAGACCGCCGGTGGTCGGGCTCGATCTCGGCATGCTCTCCGGCGGCAATCAGCAGAAAGTTGCTCTGGCGAAATGGCTGACCTATCCGCCAAAACTCCTGGTGCTGTGCGAGCCCACCCGCGGCATGGATGTCGGCGCCAAGAACGACGTCATCAACATCGTCCGCGATCTCCGCGCCATGGGGCTCGCGATCATCGTGCTGTCGACCGAGCCGGAAACGGTGCTGTCGCTGGCCGACCGCATCCTCGTGCTCAAGCGCGGCGCGTTGGTGCGCGAATTCAAGAACGAGCCGGTCAGCAAGGACCGCCTGCTGGAAGCGGCGTGACGGAGAAGCACATGGCGAGCAGTGAGACGGCTTTGGCGGCGGGGCAGCGGGCGCGAGGGCTTGCGCCGTTCCTGCGCTCGCAGATGCGCAACATCGCCCCGTTCCTGACGCTGATCTTCCTGTCCGGCTTCTTTGCGCTGGCCAGCCCCTCCTTCGCGACGCTGGACAATCTCGGCAACATCCTGACGCAGGTGTCGGTCACAGGCATCATCGCCGTCGGCCTTACCTTCGTGATCCTCTGCGCGGAGATCGACCTCTCGATCGCCAGCATCGCCAACGTCACGGGCATCGCGGTCGCCTACTTCACGCTCCAGGAATCCTACGTCAACATCCCCAACATTCCCCTGCCCGGCGCCGCGGCGATCCTGCTGGCCATTTTGCTCTGCGCAGCTCTCGGCCTCGTCAATGCGCTGGGGCTGACAATGATCGGCATCCCCTCCTTCATCATGACCCTGGCGATGATGCAGATCGCGGCCGGCATCTCGGCGCTGCTGGTGCGCGGCCAGATCGCCTACAAGGTGCCCGGCGTGATCACCACGCTGGGCTCGGGCTCAATCGGCGGCATCCCATGGATCGTCATCGTCGCCGCGATCATGCTGCTCTTGGGACATCTGGTGCTGACCTACACGCGCTTCGGCCGCTACGTCTACATGGTCGGCGGCAACCGCGAGGCGGCCGAATATTCCGGCCTCAACGTCAAGCTCATCCTCGGCGCGGTGATGGTCATTTCGGCGGTGTGCTCCGGTATCGGCGGCATGCTCGGTGTCGCTCATTTCGGCAGCGCGCAGCAGAACGAGTTCGATACCTATCTGCTCGACTCCATCGCCGCCGTCGTGGTCGGCGGCACCAGCCTGTTCGGCGGCCGCGGCGGCATCGGCAACACCATCGTCGGGCTCTTCGTTCTCGGAGTTCTCAATAACGGCCTCGACCACGTCAACATCGACAGCTTCCTGAAGATCCTGATCCGCGGCCTGATCCTGCTGGCGGCGCTGGTGATCAACGTCTATGCGCAGCGGCTGAGGGAAAAGGCGGTGGAATAGCCGCCCCTCAAAACAAAAAGCGCGAAAACAACCCCATGCACAGTAGAGACTTTGAGGGAATTCAACGACTTACAAAAACCCGAAATTGTGTAGCTGCGACCGCAGCGACGGTTTGACTCGTCGGGCAAAACAGGAGCAGGATGTCATCATGGCGGTGTGCGCGTCCGTAGCTGCTATTCCAGAGAACTCTGACATTCGCGACGAACAACGCTCCGTCATCCTGAGGTGCGAGCCATGGGACGCAACGCGTCCCGTGGTGAGCCTCGAAGGATGAACGGCCAAGATGCAGCCGGGCCGTCGCCCTTCGAGGGCCGCTAAAGCGGCCACCTCAGGGTGACGGTTCTAGTCCGGCACAAGCCGCGAGAACCGGAAATTGCAATGGCTCGCACCGCCCGCTAGCGTCTGTGTCCTCTCCAGTTGGATGCCCCGCGCTGCGTAGGCGACGAAATCGAGCCCGCAGATGTTCGGCAGGATGTCCTTGTCTCCATGGCGCGCCGCGAGTTTGCAGAAGCCGCAAGCCTTGTAGTTGATGCCGAATTCAAAACTGTCACCCGCATCAGGCTCGACGAAATCGTAGACGAAATCTTCCGGAAACTCGGTCTGATGGCTTTCAGTCGCGCTTCTCGCCGCCTGCTCGCGTAGCGAGGCCTGGTTCTCAGCCGACATGAACTGACGACCCGAGGCGAGACGTTCCGCTTCCGATACGGTGAGCAATTGCGCCTTGTAGGTGTCCCGCTCGATCTCGCCGATCACAGGCAGCGGCACACCGTGGCGCCGCAGCACCCGGCTGATGGCCATGAAGCCCATCAGGCGCATGAAGAAATCGCTCATGCGGCTCGCCGCGCCGCCGACATGGGGCATCTGGGTGAGCACGATTTCGAATTCGTCCATCACCTTCCGCCTGATCCCGTCGATCTCGGAAAGCTGCGCGCGCTCGCGCAACATCGGTTCGGCCAGATCGAGCCGCTCGCGCATGGCGGCCTCCATTGCACCGCGATGCGCTTCGTAGAACGGATGGATGATCTCAGCCATGGGACACCTGATATGATTTGGTTCAATTGCAATGTCGGCCGGTTTCACTCCGCGGCGATCGCCTCGATCTCCAGCAGCCATTGGCTGTCGACGGTCTCGACGATCACGACCGTCAGCGCGGGCTGATGTTCGCCCAGCATCGCGCGACGAATGGTGCGGTTGGCCACGAGTTGATTGCGGTCGGTCAGGAACGTGTTGACCTTGACCAGATGCGCGACGCCAAGGCCTGCGGCGGCGAGCACCTCGATCAAATTGCGCCAGGCCTGCTCGCACTGCGCCTCAAAACCGTCAGGAACGGTGCCGTCGGGTCTCTGGGGCACCTGGCCGCTAATGAACAACAGCCGTCGATGCTGCGTCAGTTCAAGTCCCATGCAGTAACCGCCGGCGGGAGCGTGGACCGATGCGGGATTGTGGCTGACGAGGTGAGCTGGGGGCATGAGGTTTCTCCGGATTGCTTGTCGACCGTATCCGGCGCCATCACCGCTTCGCAAAGCATCATTGCTGCGGTTCAGCGCAAGAAAATCTATTGCAAGGCCACAGCCCATCAGTGTCAAAATGGAGACCGATGACCTACGCCCTTCCCCCACTCAACGCGCTCCGCGCCTTCGAGGCCGCCGCCCGGCATCTCAGTTTCAAGCTGGCCGCGCACGAGCTACACGTCACGCCCGCCGCCGTGGGGCAGCAGGTGAAGGCACTGGAGGCGCGCCTCGGCATGCAGCTGTTCGAGCGGCTGCATAAGCAGCTCATCCTCACCGCGGCCGGTCAGGCCTATCTGCCCGGCGTCTCCGAAGGCTTTCGCCACATTGCGGAGGCGACCTCACAGTTGAAACCGGCCGGTGCGGTGCTGCTGCAATTAGGCATCCATGGCAGCTTCGACCTCCGTCGCCTCGATCTGGCAGCGTTTCGCAGCACGCATGCGGAGATCGGCTTGCGGGTGCTGCATCCGGCCGGCCTGCACGAATTGGTCGAGGGCAAGGTCGACCTGCTGATCGCCCGCAGTCTTGGCCACCATCCAGGCTATCGCTGCGACCGGGTCGATGAGGGATCAGGTCTGGGTGATTGGCTGATTGCGCCTGAAGGCACCGCGGATTGTCCGGAGGTCGTCAGTTTTCGCGCGTGGCTGCGTGCGCTGCCGGCGGAGAACTCGGTAGCGAGTCGCCCTCGTCTGGCCGGTGTCAGACGATAGGCTTGACCAGGAATCCATAGCCTTGCCGGGGCCGCGTTTGATGAGGCAGGCGAAACAGGAGCACGATCTCATCACAGCGATTGTGGCGTCAGTGGCAGCTCCCCCTGAGGGAGTGCCTCAGCGCCTTGATGGGAGTGGACGGCCGGTGCCTGAGGAGCCTGATGGGAAATTCGACGAAGCCGGAAAAGGGTGGTGCGTGAGCGGCGGTGCGCCGCCCACGCTCCCTTATTATTCCATCCTCCATCCCTGCAGATCGGGATGATCGCAAGTCATGGTGATAGCGCCCTTGTTTTCGTCGTAATAGCTCAGGCAACGGCCTCGCGTGGAGAGTTTGTAGTCCTTCCCAAGCTGAACAGTCTTGGCGAGCGCGTCGCTCAACATCCTTACGTTGCCTTCGCTACAGGCGATCCGGTCGGGCAGCTCCTTGATCGCCTTGCAGTCTTTCAGGTCAATGGCACTCGCCTGAACGCAGGAAACGGCTAAAACAGCAAAGGTGGCAGTGAACAAGCGCATAAAATCCCCCCTATGAAATCTCCGGTAGCCCGGAGTGCCGTCAAGGTAGAGCGGAAACGAGTGCACAATCAAATGGACGAAAGGCTAAGGGAACGCGCGTCCCTGAGGGGAGTGGACTCGACATTCGGGCAGCACCGGTCAAAATGCCCCCTTTTGGGAGGATCAGATGACCAAAATCGAAGCCAGCATTGGCCGCGTCCATGGCGATAGGTACCTTCCGATCAGCAACGCGCTCGAAGACTTTGTTGGCCATCCGCCACGTGTAGAGAACCTGCAGGGCTGGGCCGGACCTAACGATCTGCTGCAGATCATTATGGACTGGGAATCCTGGCGCACTTTCGCAACGCTGGGAGCCGGCATCTTTGGAGCTGCCGCGGTGGGTAAATTGGGGCAGTCGATTGCTGGGGATAGTTATGACGCCCTGAAACGCCTCGTTTCAAGGGCGTCGCCGTCAGAAGCGAAAAGCACGGATTCAGAGAAGTTCGAACGGTTGGAACGCGCAATCAAGGATGCGATAGCAGACGGATACGCCGTGACTTTGAGCATTCCGACAGGAGGGCAATTCCGCAATAACCTGGGCATAGAGCTGACTTCGGGTGATCTGGCTCAAATTCTCGACGCCTCTGCAATCCTTGGAGAGATAGGGCAAGATCTGCGTCACGCGATAGAATCCGAAGAGCAGTCCGGCCAGAAAGTATACGGAGCTGCTCACGGCAATCGCGACGGCGGCCCGAAAATCGAACGCCTCAAAGATGGTAGCTTAGCGATCCGCCTTGGCTTGGAAAAAGATGGTCAGTCAGTCCCGCTGACCATCCAGTACGATCGGAACGGAAAGCGGATCAAGCAACTACCACCGACCTGAGACGAGCGAACGGCTCGGTGGCGCTCTTCCTACCCTGACCGGCGGCCTTCCATTACATCGGATCAAGCCATGCCTCGTCCCAAGACCCGGTTCATCGCACGGTACGACGGAGTTGATCGGGAATTGCTCGCTGCACAAGAAACCAGCGACGGCAGCGTCATGCTTTTCTCGCGTTCTGAGACGAACCACGAAGATGGCGGAGCGAATGTACCCATCTCCTTCGAACGGTATTCACTCCATCCAAGCGACAGCGCACCCGGCACTACCATCAAACGATCAACGAAACTTGCTGACGGTCGCCTCATAACATCCGCCGCCTTCATCGAAAATTCGAAGGGCTTTCTTCTTTGGAACGTATATGCGCGACGCTGCGCTCGACTTGATCAGCCTCGATACACGGCCAATCCAAAACCACGCGACAAGCTCATCCGCATCGCCGACCCCTTCACCCACATGGACACGTCGAGCCCGGTTTACTTTGTTTTTGCTGCCCTTCCGGTCCACACCTTCGAATTCACGCCCGGCTTTCGACTCCAGACTGCGCAATTCACGCGTTTCCAGCTTGCTGTCTACTCGACTTACATGAACGTCCCCGCCATCCGCGCCGCTGATATTTTCATTCCTGCGACGTCACAACAGCACATCCGACATCCGGATGATGCCGCACCGATCGTGAAGCCAGTTACGGGGGGATCAGAGAATTTTGATACCGGTCAGCTAGCAACCTATCTACTCGAGATCAGTCAGCGGCTTGGGTTGAAGCTTACCGAGCGCATCGAAAGAATGAGCATTCCACCAGAATTGAAGCAGGCGCTGTGGGATCACCCACTTTGGTTCAATGCGATCCCACGCGTCGCGACTAATCGCGCCGAAGTGGAGCTACGCCGCGCGCTAAGCGTTATCGTGGCGTAGTAGACCTAAGCCGGTAAATTCGCGATGATTGACTTGACTACCTGCGATGCTCTTGCAGCCCAATAGTCCATACCTGCATCGCTGCGATGGCCTGTGAGAGCGCTGGAAATCATCCAGTCGGAGTTGCCGTCACTGGTGGTCGTGCCGACCCGACCGCTGCCTGTCTGCCATGTCGAAGGATCAATGAAGAGGACCAAATATCGCCGGCGGCGTTCGCGCCCGCCACAGCCGCCGCGACAGCAGCATTCTGTGCGGTCGGATATCCTGACGTATAACCCTGAATGCCAATTAGGGAGATTGGGAAATTATAGCCCCAATTCGTGCGGACTGCAGCGATGTAAGCGCTAACCGCGGTCTGGACTGTAGATGCTGGCGTGACGCTCCCATCGTTGGTCGATCCGAACACGACAAGCGCGTCAGGCTTCGGACGCAGGAATATGTCAAAGGGCGCGCGCTGGCCGAAATTGAGCGTGCCGCCTGTCGTGACGTAACCAGTCCCGCCGAGTCCATAGAATTCGGCGCTCTTCCAGCCCATCAGCTTCGCGAACGACCGCGACCAGCCCATCTGGGGGCACGTCGCCGCGGTCGCCGGTCCCGTCCAACTGTCGCCGTCGATGTAAGCGACCACGCGATCAAGCAACGAGACAGGTCTGATCGTGTTGACGACGGATGTTCCGATACCGCAAATCTGCGTGCGCTCGAAGCGAACATCCATATCCGAAAGTTGCGCCCCGCCGAAATCGACCAACATGGTGCAATTGTTGCCACCACTCGGAGCACTCTTGCTCCCCCGCGCGTAGGCATATTGTCCATTGATGAGAAGGTCGCACTTCTGCGAGTTCGAGGTCATGTAGACCTCGAACTTGCATCACCACCGCCGAAGAACCCGAATTCGAGCCAGCTATCATACCCCTTGAAGCTCGATCCATCCCAGCTTTGCTGCACTGTCGTGAGCACCGTATTGGTGACGAGTTTCTTGCCGCCGATAAGGAGCTTGCTATCGGTAGACGGTGTGAGAACTCCAGTCGCGATCTGGCGAGTTGCGTTGTATGACGTCGCGGGGTTTCCGGTGACGTTTGCAGTGAATGTAATCGTCGGGGGCGCCGCCATCACAGACGGCAGCACCGTGGGTGCATTACGCGCCGCGCGACGAAGCTTTTCTGCCAAGGTGTTTCGGGACGCTGAAAGCTCAACCATTATTGACCCCCGTTCGGCACAAGCGCCACGGCAGGCGTGCCGTTGTCATAGGTCCGCTGGCCATTGTCAGTCGCGAACTCCCAGCGAGAGCCCGAAGGCGCGGGCCCCGGAGCGAACTGCGCCGCGCTCGCTGTCCCAAGGAGTTTGAACAACGCCGTAATTCCGGCGCAACCGCTAAGTCGTGACCGTTGAGTCACGACGCCAGCAATGCGATTGCACCTCATCCGGAGCTTCGAAGCGGCCACTCAGGGTGACGGTGATAGAGCGACGCTCGCTGCCGCAATCTCCTCGCTCCGCCAACACCTCACCGCGTGCCCATCTGGACGCGTTTCGAGCACCGGCCCCGGCTCGCTCCGACACACAGCTTCCGCGTGGCGGCATCGCGGGCTGAAGGCGCATCCGTTCGGCGGATTGAGCGGGTTGGGAAGGTCGCCGCCTGTCGTCGCCAGCGGTGCGTGACGCAAGGGATCGGGGATGGCGGCGATCAGGGCTTGCGTGTAGGGGTGCGCGGGCCGCTCGAAAATCTCGCGCCAGTGGCCGTTCTCGACGATGCGGCCGAGATACATCACGGCGACCTTGTCGCTCATGTGTTCGACGACGCCGAGATCGTGGCTGATCATGATGTAGGAGAGACCGAGCGTTTCCTTCAATTCCAGCAGCAGGTTAATGATCTGGGCGCGGATCGAGACATCGAGCGCCGAGACGGGTTCGTCGCAGATGACGATCTTCGGGTTGAGGATCAGCGCACGGGCAATGCCGATGCGCTGGCGCTGGCCGCCCGAGAATTCATGGGGGTAGCGGTCGGCCTGCTCCGGCCGCAGGCCCACATGCCGCAGCATCTTCGCGACGCGGTCCTCGATCTCGCTCTTGGCCGTGATGCCATGCACACGCAGGGGATCCTCCAGCGTGCGGCGAACGGTCTGGCGCGGATTGAGCGAGGCGTAGGGATCCTGAAACACGATCTGCACGATGCGGGCCAGCGCCTTTCGATCGCCGGATGGCCGGTTCGTCACGTCCTGTCCGTCCAGCACGATGCGGCCGCGCGTCGGCGTCACGAGGCCAAGGATCGACAATGCGACGGTCGACTTGCCGGAGCCGGATTCGCCGACGAGGCCGAGGCATTCGCCGCGCTTCAAGGTGAGATCGACGCCGTCGACGGCGCGGAGCAGCCGCCGGCCGCGCCCCAGCAGGCCGCCTCCGAGCGGAAAATGGACCGCGAGATCCCTCACGCTGAGAATGACATCGTCGTCCGGCCGCGTCTCACCCAACCTGTCCTGCGGCTCATGCATGGTGGTGACACCTGACAAGGCCGCCGGCCTCCAGCAAATCCGCTCCCGGCGGGGTGGTCCGGCAAATATCGGTCGCCTGCGCGCAACGCGGATTGAACCGGCAGCCGTTCGGAAAATTCGTGATGGCCGGGACCACACCCGCGATCTCCGTCAGCCGGCTGCGGCCAAGGGCTGCACGACTGCCGAGCCGCGGCAGCGAGGCGACGAGGCCTCGCGTATAGGGATGGGAGGGCGCCCGGAAGATGTCCGCCGAGCCGCGCTCCTCGACGATGCGGCCGGCATACATCACGGCCACGCGGCGACAGACATTGGCGACCAGCCCGAGATCGTGGCTGATCATCAGGATTGCGGTTCCCCGCTCGGCGCACAAATTCCGCATCAGCTCGATGATTTCGGCCTGCACGGTCACGTCGAGTGCTGTTGTCGGCTCGTCGGCGATCAGGAGATCCGGACCGCAGGCGAGCGCGATGGCGATCATCACGCGCTGGCGCATGCCGCCGGACAGCTGGTGCGGGTAATCCTTCACGCGCCGCTCCGGCGCGGGAACGCGGACGCTCGCCAGCGCCTCGACCGCCAGTCTGTCGGCCTCTCGCCAGCTCTTGCCCTTGTGCAGCACGAACATCTCGGCGATCTGCCGGCCCACCGGCGAGACCGGGTTCAGCGCCGTCATCGGCTCCTGGAAGATCATGGCGATGCGATTGCCGCGCAGATCGCGTTGCCGGGCGGCCGAAAGGTGCTGGATCTCCCGCCCCTCAAACCGGATGGCGCCGCCGCCGATCGACAATGGTTGCCGCAACAGGCCGATCAAGGCAAGCGCCGTGATGCTCTTGCCGCAGCCGGATTCACCGACGAGGCCGAAGGTTTCGCCGCGATCGATGCGGAATGAAATGCCCTCGGCCGCCGCGACGCGCCGCGATCCATCGTCGAGATCGATGCTGAGATTCTCGACTTCGATCAGCGGCGCGCCGGTCATGCGCGCCGGCTCCGCGATTGCGGATCGAGAATGTCGCGCAGGCCGTCGCCGAGCAGATTGAGGCCGAGCACCGTCAAGAAGATCGCAAGGCCGGGAAACACCGAGAGCCACGGCGCCGTCGTGATCTGGTCGCGGGCATCCGACAACATGCTGCCCCAGCTCGGAAACGGCGGGCGCACGCCGAGGCCGAGGAACGACAACGCGGCTTCGGACAGCACCGCGCTGCCCATGCCGAGCGTGCCGATGACGACGATCGGCCCCAGCATGTTCGGCAGCAGCTGCGTGATCATGATGCGCAGATCGCCGTAGCCGAGCACGGTCGCGGCCTGCACGTAACCCTGGCTCCTCAGCGACAGCGCCGAGGCCCGGGCGATCCGGCACGTGAAGGACCAGTTGGTCAAGCCGAGTGCAATCAGCAGGCTGGTCAGGCCGGGTCCCAGCACCGCCATGATGGCCAGCGCGAAGATCAGCGATGGGATCGCGAGCATGAGATTGGTCAGCCCGTTGACGACATCGTCCCACCAGCCGCCCCAATAGCCGGCGCTCAGGCCCAGCGCCACGCCGATGACGCTGTTGATGAGCTGCGAGACGATGCCGACCGTCAGCGAAACGCGCGCGCCATAGACGACGCGGGAATAGATGTCGCGGCCCTGATCGTCGGTGCCGAACCACCAGGTCCAGCTCGGAGGCTCTTCCGCGTTGAGCAAATTGGCGTCCAGCACAGGATCGGTATGCGCCAGCCAGGGCGCGAGCAGG containing:
- a CDS encoding RidA family protein, whose amino-acid sequence is MPPAHLVSHNPASVHAPAGGYCMGLELTQHRRLLFISGQVPQRPDGTVPDGFEAQCEQAWRNLIEVLAAAGLGVAHLVKVNTFLTDRNQLVANRTIRRAMLGEHQPALTVVIVETVDSQWLLEIEAIAAE
- a CDS encoding LysR family transcriptional regulator encodes the protein MTYALPPLNALRAFEAAARHLSFKLAAHELHVTPAAVGQQVKALEARLGMQLFERLHKQLILTAAGQAYLPGVSEGFRHIAEATSQLKPAGAVLLQLGIHGSFDLRRLDLAAFRSTHAEIGLRVLHPAGLHELVEGKVDLLIARSLGHHPGYRCDRVDEGSGLGDWLIAPEGTADCPEVVSFRAWLRALPAENSVASRPRLAGVRR
- a CDS encoding sugar ABC transporter substrate-binding protein — protein: MSGTKDFSTTRRDLLQAAATAGAATAILGSMGINPALAAEVGRSEKPLKAAFSNAGLQATWCAQGKQAAEFWGKLFNVEVTWFDGQLDAVKQRAAIDNMASQKWDFVAIQAFGIGTLTQPVQKMIDAGTPVIDMDTLIAPLDQINVHSFLAPDNEFMGASVTQALCNAMGGKGKIIMTQGALGHTGAQGRAKGFNNVVKQFPGIEVLDTQPADWDVSKTARLWETYLTKYPQIDAAFFHNDDMALAAANIMKARGRTNILIGGVDAMPPAIQAVSEGRMFATVRNPSCRIHGGAIIAGVSAVVGGEKSGQGIPKNVVTDGPVVTKANAAGMQWMQDHFLI
- a CDS encoding L-2-amino-thiazoline-4-carboxylic acid hydrolase, whose translation is MAEIIHPFYEAHRGAMEAAMRERLDLAEPMLRERAQLSEIDGIRRKVMDEFEIVLTQMPHVGGAASRMSDFFMRLMGFMAISRVLRRHGVPLPVIGEIERDTYKAQLLTVSEAERLASGRQFMSAENQASLREQAARSATESHQTEFPEDFVYDFVEPDAGDSFEFGINYKACGFCKLAARHGDKDILPNICGLDFVAYAARGIQLERTQTLAGGASHCNFRFSRLVPD
- a CDS encoding ABC transporter ATP-binding protein, coding for MTGAPLIEVENLSIDLDDGSRRVAAAEGISFRIDRGETFGLVGESGCGKSITALALIGLLRQPLSIGGGAIRFEGREIQHLSAARQRDLRGNRIAMIFQEPMTALNPVSPVGRQIAEMFVLHKGKSWREADRLAVEALASVRVPAPERRVKDYPHQLSGGMRQRVMIAIALACGPDLLIADEPTTALDVTVQAEIIELMRNLCAERGTAILMISHDLGLVANVCRRVAVMYAGRIVEERGSADIFRAPSHPYTRGLVASLPRLGSRAALGRSRLTEIAGVVPAITNFPNGCRFNPRCAQATDICRTTPPGADLLEAGGLVRCHHHA
- a CDS encoding ABC transporter permease, with the translated sequence MASSETALAAGQRARGLAPFLRSQMRNIAPFLTLIFLSGFFALASPSFATLDNLGNILTQVSVTGIIAVGLTFVILCAEIDLSIASIANVTGIAVAYFTLQESYVNIPNIPLPGAAAILLAILLCAALGLVNALGLTMIGIPSFIMTLAMMQIAAGISALLVRGQIAYKVPGVITTLGSGSIGGIPWIVIVAAIMLLLGHLVLTYTRFGRYVYMVGGNREAAEYSGLNVKLILGAVMVISAVCSGIGGMLGVAHFGSAQQNEFDTYLLDSIAAVVVGGTSLFGGRGGIGNTIVGLFVLGVLNNGLDHVNIDSFLKILIRGLILLAALVINVYAQRLREKAVE
- a CDS encoding ABC transporter ATP-binding protein; the protein is MHEPQDRLGETRPDDDVILSVRDLAVHFPLGGGLLGRGRRLLRAVDGVDLTLKRGECLGLVGESGSGKSTVALSILGLVTPTRGRIVLDGQDVTNRPSGDRKALARIVQIVFQDPYASLNPRQTVRRTLEDPLRVHGITAKSEIEDRVAKMLRHVGLRPEQADRYPHEFSGGQRQRIGIARALILNPKIVICDEPVSALDVSIRAQIINLLLELKETLGLSYIMISHDLGVVEHMSDKVAVMYLGRIVENGHWREIFERPAHPYTQALIAAIPDPLRHAPLATTGGDLPNPLNPPNGCAFSPRCRHAEAVCRSEPGPVLETRPDGHAVRCWRSEEIAAASVALSPSP
- a CDS encoding sugar ABC transporter ATP-binding protein, with the translated sequence MREDRSPLLELQGITKSFGGVEALRGVDFALSPGEIHGLVGENGAGKSTLMKIIAGVHTEFSGRFLIDGQETHFRSARDAHNAGIAMVHQELSVAPDLTVAENVFLGNQPTNRLGLVQWRRMAREAGEQLARFGIDVDPMSRLGDLPIGLQQLIEIARVLFSGARIVILDEPTSALSPPEVERLFATLRRLREEGTAIVFISHFIEDILLVSDTVTVFRNGRKVAETASASTSKGALIEAMIGRGGEALEHSYSDDLMLPQPSDRSVVLKVDQLSLARSLKDISFDARAGEVLGIYGFMGCGQQELSRILFGKLKPDGGTLAVEGNLKTFASTAAARRAGVALVPESRRAMLFHQEPVYKNISISILDRISALLLKPAQERDIAQRQVEQLQIRPPVVGLDLGMLSGGNQQKVALAKWLTYPPKLLVLCEPTRGMDVGAKNDVINIVRDLRAMGLAIIVLSTEPETVLSLADRILVLKRGALVREFKNEPVSKDRLLEAA
- a CDS encoding ABC transporter permease; the encoded protein is MKLRANLIIGGALFALAILVGLLAPWLAHTDPVLDANLLNAEEPPSWTWWFGTDDQGRDIYSRVVYGARVSLTVGIVSQLINSVIGVALGLSAGYWGGWWDDVVNGLTNLMLAIPSLIFALAIMAVLGPGLTSLLIALGLTNWSFTCRIARASALSLRSQGYVQAATVLGYGDLRIMITQLLPNMLGPIVVIGTLGMGSAVLSEAALSFLGLGVRPPFPSWGSMLSDARDQITTAPWLSVFPGLAIFLTVLGLNLLGDGLRDILDPQSRSRRA